The genome window AAATCATAGGATATTTGAGCTCTTGCATTGGAAATAATTAAGGCTGTTTTTTGACTCTGGAAAAAATCCCAGCCGTAGGATTTTGTATTCTCATAATTGTAAACTTTAGCATACTTCATCTCTGTCACCACAAGCTTGCTCACGTTGTTGATCTCTTTTTCAATCAGTGCAGTTTCAGCAATAAGCTGCTCTTTATCTCTATTTCTTTCTAATAAACTAGAAACAAAATAAAAAACACTAACGGCTATAAATCCGCTAATAACGTATTTAAAAATAGTTTTCATTTAGAGTTTTATTTGAGGATATTGAGAATTTAATTGTTCTTTCATTTTTGCTAACTGCTGTTGGTGAAGTTCCAGATCGGTTGCTTTGTGTTGCGACAGTTTTCGATACTTCTCTACTGCTTTTTGTGGAGTTAAGGTGTTGGTGTTGATACCGCTTTCGCAAAAGCGAGACCATATAAAATCAATACCCAATTCATTGAGATGTACCATGTCACGAGCATAGAATCGATAATCTCTCAACTCATCCATCGCAATTTCGTATGCAGGAAAATAACTGGCAAAAGTGCTCTCCACATGTATTTGAATAGCTTCATGAAGTCTAGCTTTGCTGCGTTGATTTTCCATAAACCCATCCTTTAAATGACGCACAGGCGATAGGGTATAGGTAATGGCAATTTCCTTATTCCAGGTGGTGACCAATTCATAGATACGTTTCAAATCATTCTGGATGACATCAATAGAAAGCAACTCTTTGCGGAATAATTGCTGAGGTTGTTTATGACAGTTGGCCACGATCATGTCTTTCTCCACATGCCTATAAATCCAAGAAGTCCCTAAGGTAATAAATAAATGAGTAGCTTTTTTCAATGATTCTCTTAGGTTTTGTAAAGCAGTATTGAGGTTAAATACTAACTTTTCAGGATCTATAGAATTCAAATCAGAATGTACCAGATAGGAAAAATGATCGGTACAATCGGCCAAAGTAAAAGATTGATTTTTAATGGCGCGTTCCACAAGAATTCTCAGACTAGTAGAATTAAACACGATTCCAAACGGATTCACTGCTACATCAAAACCGTAGTAAGCTAACTTAGAACCTATATTTTCTGTAAAACAGCTGCCTAGTAAAACTACTTTAGAATGGTGATCTATAGGAACTGGCAAATTAGAAATAGGAACAGGTGTGGAGAGTTTCATTTTAGACAGTGTTGTTAGATTTCAAAGGTACGATCTTACTTTTTTAAACTTAAAAGTAAATGAAATTCCAGAACGAGTTATCACTGCATTGGCTATCAAGAATAATTGTTATAAATAATTCCTAATAAATACCTAGCTTGTTCTAAACTTATTATCTTGAGCTAGATACAGTTCAATTCAATTGAGCCGTTGTTTGACAATAATATTGAAAAAATAAAAAGTAACGACTTAATTTTAGCCGTAAATGGAAAATAAAGAAGTAGACGAAGCTATAGAGCATAAGTCTCAAAAGGAAGTGATAGAAGACCAAGACGATATTCTTGTAAAACAAATGTGCGAGGGACTTGATACCTATCGTAAAAACAGATTTTCTACATTTCTAAGTAGTTTTATGGCAGGTCTAGAAATTGGTTTCACTTTTTTGTTGGTAGCTATTGTCTATACCTTGTTTGAAGGTCAAATAGAAAATAGGTATATACCCTATGTCGCTTCATTTGTTTATCCTTTTGGTTTTATTTTAGTGGTTTTAGGGAAATCAGTATTGTTCACGGAGCAAACCTCTTTGTTATCCTTGCCTGTAATAAGTGGTAAAAAAACAATAGGTGAATTAATGTCTCTATGGGGAATTGTTATCTTGGGTAATCTGGTAGGGGGGTATCTTATAGGAGCTTCCGTAGTTTGGATCGGCCCCAAATTGGGAGTTATATCTTATCAAGGAATTGAGAACTTAGCTGCTCATGTAAACCATTACTCAAGAGATATTATTTTTGTAAGTTCTGTTTTAGCAGGGTGGTTGATGGCACTTTTATCATGGATCATCACCTCTACGGAAAGGGCGTCAGGTAAGATCATGATTATCTATATGATCACCTTTATTATAGCGATAGCCGGCCTTCATCACAGTATAGTTGGAAACATTGAAGTCTTTGCTGGCTTTTTAACATCTGATAAAATTAGCTTTGTGGATTACCTCACTTTTCAATTC of Nonlabens sp. Ci31 contains these proteins:
- a CDS encoding GSCFA domain-containing protein → MKLSTPVPISNLPVPIDHHSKVVLLGSCFTENIGSKLAYYGFDVAVNPFGIVFNSTSLRILVERAIKNQSFTLADCTDHFSYLVHSDLNSIDPEKLVFNLNTALQNLRESLKKATHLFITLGTSWIYRHVEKDMIVANCHKQPQQLFRKELLSIDVIQNDLKRIYELVTTWNKEIAITYTLSPVRHLKDGFMENQRSKARLHEAIQIHVESTFASYFPAYEIAMDELRDYRFYARDMVHLNELGIDFIWSRFCESGINTNTLTPQKAVEKYRKLSQHKATDLELHQQQLAKMKEQLNSQYPQIKL
- a CDS encoding formate/nitrite transporter family protein, whose translation is MENKEVDEAIEHKSQKEVIEDQDDILVKQMCEGLDTYRKNRFSTFLSSFMAGLEIGFTFLLVAIVYTLFEGQIENRYIPYVASFVYPFGFILVVLGKSVLFTEQTSLLSLPVISGKKTIGELMSLWGIVILGNLVGGYLIGASVVWIGPKLGVISYQGIENLAAHVNHYSRDIIFVSSVLAGWLMALLSWIITSTERASGKIMIIYMITFIIAIAGLHHSIVGNIEVFAGFLTSDKISFVDYLTFQFTSLVGNAVGGVVFVAILKYGAFLANNSTVK